In Neovison vison isolate M4711 chromosome 11, ASM_NN_V1, whole genome shotgun sequence, one genomic interval encodes:
- the LOC122889646 gene encoding heterogeneous nuclear ribonucleoprotein A1-like has protein sequence MSKSESPKELEQLRKLFIGGLSFETTDESLRSHFEQWGTLTDCVVMRDPNTKRSRGFGFVAYATVEEVDAAMNARPHKVDGRVVEPKRAVSREDSQRPGAHLTVKKIFVGGIKEDTEEHHLRDYFEQYGKIEVIEIMTDRGSGKKRGFAFVTFDDHDSVDKIVIQKYHTVNGHNCEVRKALSKQEMASASSSQRGRSGSGNFGGGRGGGFGGNDNFGRGGNFSGRGGFGGSRGGGGYGGSGDGYNGFGNDGSNFGGGGSYNDFGNYNNQSSNFGPMKGGNFGGRSSGPYGGGGQYFAKPRNQGGYGGSSSSSSSYGRGRRF, from the coding sequence ATGTCTAAGTCAGAGTCTCCCAAAGAGCTTGAACAGCTGCGGAAGCTCTTCATCGGAGGTCTGAGCTTTGAAACAACAGATGAGAGTCTGAGGAGCCATTTTGAGCAATGGGGAACACTTACGGACTGTGTGGTAATGAGAGATCCGAACACCAAGCGCTCCAGAGGCTTTGGGTTTGTCGCATATGCCACTGTGGAGGAGGTGGATGCAGCCATGAATGCAAGGCCACACAAGGTGGATGGAAGAGTTGTGGAACCAAAGAGGGCtgtctcaagagaagattctcaaagacctggtgcccacttaactgtgaaaaagatttttgttggtggcattaaagaagacactgaagaacatcatctaagagattatttcgaacagtatgggaaaatcgaagtgattgagatcatgactgaccgaggcagtggcaaaaagaggggttttgcttttgtaacatttgatgaccatgattctgtagacaagattgtcattcaaaaataccatactgtgaatggccacaactgtgaagtaaggaaagcactctctaagcaagagatggctagtgcttcatccagccaaagaggtcgaagtggttctggaaactttggtggtggtcgtggaggtggttttggtgggaatgacaactttggtCGCGGAGGAAACTTCAGTGGTCGAGGTGGCTTCGGTGGCAGTCGTGGTGGTGGTGgatatggtggcagtggggatggctataacggatttggtaatgatggaagcaactttggaggtggcggaagctataatgattttggcaattacaacaatcaatcctcaaattttggacccatgaaaggaggcaattttggaggcagaagctctggccCTTATGGTGGTGGAGGCCAATACTTTGCCAAACCACGAAACCAAGGTGGCTATggtggttccagcagcagcagcagcagctatggcagaggcagaaggttttaa